From the Helianthus annuus cultivar XRQ/B chromosome 17, HanXRQr2.0-SUNRISE, whole genome shotgun sequence genome, the window TTCTTTAATTTGTATAAATCTGTTTATTTAATCAAAATATTATTCATTTATTCTATATCAAATAACttagggtgtagggagtggttagacacttgaaagtagtaaacttcaaaatcaaccaataagaatgtgcCATGTCATTCAACGTTAAGAGTTTAAACTATGCTGAAAAGTGTTGACAATAGTTAGACACAGCTTCATGAATTGGTAaactattattaaaaaaaaaacatataaagcAAATCCATCTCTCACAAACATGTTCACTGCATCGGCAAACCTTTACCGCCCCACCATGTTCACCGCGCGGCAAAAAGGGTTGGCGGCGATGTGCCCAAATGGCAAAGCGAGTTTGCCACACCCCTTTACCGCCCACACCGTTCACCCTATATGAAAAGAATCCAAACCAGACCCTAAAATGAAGAGAATCCAAAGAAATATGGAATCTTCTGGGACAGATGGTTGCACGTGGGGTCCTTTCGTATGGTTCGAGGTTCTTTTGTGTCATCAAATTTTATGTGGATGCATATGTATTTGTTTTATGACAAAATCATCATTTTCTTCTACATGTGATATACAACTGTATGTGTAAATCTACAGGTAGGGTTGTTTATGAGTGGACAAGAGTCAGCTTAGGCTTTAGCTTCAAAAATCAAATAGATAGTTTGGCTTGGCTTGGAATAGAACTGCATAAATCAGGTTAAAAGTTTTAACTCGAATCGGGTTTAAACCGGGTTGGGTCAACTCGGATTTGGGTCTATAAAACTCAATCCTATAAAATTGATTCGGGTTAGGTTCTCAAACCGGGATCAGTGCTATTAAAAAACCCtcaaaaattaaataataaacatAAATAACTATAAGGTTCATACTTACTTTATTTTTGTAACTTCATAATTAACTAAatataatttcattaaaaaaacattacgacacaaaactcatttttttaaattattcgTCGTCTTCGGTATAGTTATCTAGCGTTTAGTCTTCAACATGCCCATGCATACCCGCGTTTAATATCTCACGTAAATTgaaattttccaaaaaaaaaacaagtaaatAACTAAAAGGTTCAATATTCGAATTCGAATTGTAAAAtaatatgtattttttaataaaatataaaaaaatatttaatacaTTAGTTAAATATTATTTCGGATATTTGAAATACCCgaaaaaacttgaaaatttttaaCTAATATTCATTACTAATATTTTTTGGAAAAATATTTTGgatatccaaaatttttaaaaatcattATCCAAATCCAAAAATTTCGAATATTTCATGTTTGGAATTTCCGATCATTCATGTTCTGTTTCAGATTTAGATGTTTATTGCACACCCCTATGGCGGGTCTGTGATATCAGGTTCAAACCGTGTTGGGTGATCTAGTTTGGACCGTTTTGACTGTGAAGTACTCAAACCGAGTCCTATCTTACAGCTTGAAGCGGGTACAAACCGGGTTGACCAGAGATCGGGTTCGAGTCAGGTAGGGTTGTCGAGTTTGGTTCCTAACCATGTTTAAGGTTGCACGAGCTAGGCTTGAGTTTTAAACAGTCAGCTTACCTTGACAATTATTGTAAATGATTTCGTTTTTTGAGTTTATTTTTAAGCAAGTTTTAAGTCACGAGATATTTAAATAGTGTGTATGTCAGAAAAAGTCAGTTTACTTAGTTTATAACAACAACAAAAGTattagtagtaataataataataataataataataataataataataataataataataataataataataataataataacatcaacataaaattaaaaataactaaaaaattaATAACAGTTGAAATAAATGAAGTAATTATTTTTAGGTAAAAACATAGTGGACGTGTATTCCGAAAGTTCTGAAAATTACAACCGGTGTCTTTTACGTTTGCATCAAATTACAACTGGTTTCCTTTAACTAAAGAAATTACAGGCTCTGTCCTTTATGTTACCGGTTTTTAACACGTTACGTCCTTTAGACCTAACCTAGTTAAGTTTTTTTTGTTAAGCCTTACTATGTGCCTCTCGACATGGTCTTTTCATCCCAGTTTTATAttaaaaatgaaataaataaatctcTTTTATCCCCTCCATTTTTGCAaaccaataaataaataaataaataaacaaacaatattttggaattaatatttgtttttttatcaaACCAATCAAAAGAACCGACTACGATGATGTTAGAAGCTTACCATAAATTTCATCGATGTCGTTTTGTTCTAGTGCTTATCGTATGTAAAAGCCAAAAGGCACCCATTGCAAGGTTTGATTCACGTTCCTTTTTTCTGTAGAGTTTTTTTATCGAAGTTTTGAGAGACATAATAGCTATGGTTTTTGAGATGAATATGAACAATCAGATGTTATCAGACGCAAGGGGGAAATCCAAATTCATGTTAAATTGAGATGAAAAGACTATGTTGCCCTTATGGGAGTGGTACATGGTAAGACTTAACCAAAAAACTTAACTTGGTTAGGGATAAATGACATAACATGCTAAAAGTTGATAACATAAAGGACAGAGCCTGTAATTTCTTTAGTTAAATGATACTGGTTGTAATTTACTTGAGAAAGTGTTTTCAGCAAGACTCAAATGTGAGTAAGATGAGCACTTAAGGAACTCCAAAGCCAATATGGGTCAGTGCGCATCGACTTGTTActatttaatataataataataataataataataataataataataataataataataataatagtgataataataataataataataataataataataataataataataataataataataataataataataataataataatatagattTTATAATTATGTATAATAAAAGAATCAGTTttgaccaaaaaaaaaacaaagcaaGTGTGAGAAATGTCTAAAATTCTAAACTGCTGTTTGGGTCATGGGTATGCGCACACAACATCAACGGTGTTGTTTGTTTCATATCTGACTCATGATCTCATCTTCTTCATATATTCATTCCTCGTATTATCCTTTTGTATATATCCAAGTATCCAAACAAAATTTTGTCTTAGCTTCTCCCTTCTCTCTCTTTGTAATGATGCTCCCATTTTAAATATTAGTTTTCTATATCAAGAAACGTGTACAACCATTTATTCATACAATTATCTGTAAATTTTACATAAATTTATATATGACAAAAAGATCGTTAGCGAGTAAAAATTGTAAGGTTGGCTCATCAACGTTTCTCATCGATGAATATCCATTCAGCATACAATGTCACATGTATCGTTAGCCACTCATTAGTGGGCTAGCGGTGTTGTTATGGACAATAAAAAGACTGTTAGCGAGTGAAGAGTGCGAGGCTCATCAACGTTCGCCTAGGACACATGATGAATATTCGTTCGGCATTCAATGTCACATGTACCGTTTGCCACTCATCACCGGTGTTGTTATGGTATTaaagtatggggggggggggtactcGTATCAATTTGTagaaataaataataaatgaTATAAATCAAGTTGTGGATTACGAATCTTCACTTTTCATTACGTGTTGTTAGATCATGATCTACTGCCCACATAATTacaattagagtaaattacaacaGGTATCCTTTACGTTTGCATCAAATTACAACCGGTGTCCTTTAACTAAAGAAATTACAGGCTTTGTCCTTTATGTTACCGGTTTTTaacatgttatgtcctttagaccTAACCTAGTTAAGTTTTCTTGGTTGAGTCTTACTATGTGCCTCTCGCATGAGGGCAACATGGTCTTTTCATCccaattttatattaaaaaacgaaataaataaatctattttATCCCCTCTATTTTTTCAAaccaataaataaataagtaaacaATATTTTGGAATTCATGTTTGTTttatcaaatcaatcaaaagaacTGACTACGATGATGTTGGAAGCTTACCATAAATTTCATCGATGTCGTTTTGTTCTAGTGCTTGGCGTATGTAGAAAGCACCAATTGCAAGGTTTGATTCACGTTCCTTTTTTCTGTAGGGTTTTTTTATCGAAGATTTGAGAGACATAGACAATAGCTATGGTCTTTGAGATGAATATGAACAATCAAATGTTATGAGATGCAAGGGGGAAATCGAAATTCATGTTAAATTGAGATGAAAAGACCATGTTGCCCTCATATGAGAGGCACATGGTAAGACTTAACCGAAAAACTTAACTAGGTTAgagctaaaggacataacatgctaAAAACTGGTAACAGAAAGGACAGAGCCTGTAATTTCTTTAGTTAAAGAATACCGGTTGTAATTTGATACAAACGTAAAGGACACCagttgtaatttactcttacAATTATATTACAGTTTGTATTCTATGCTTAGTATGTACTTTTCACTAGCAGCTAgttatgtcggttatggttcgaTTATCAGTTATTGCGGTTAATTTGCACACATCATAGTATGAAAAACTAGGAGGGTTCAAGTTTAGCATTTGAACTAAACCAAACCGAGAACCAACTTTTGAAACACTACATAACCACAACTGGTTTTTAAAACCAAACTTAACATATCCAACCAACACATCTTATATATCACACCAAACATGTATATAGGTTTCATCAGATCGGTTAATTACAGCAAACTATCGGCGGCCAACTTTGACCCAGACCCGGACTCTGAAACTCAGGGTACCTATTTGAGACAGATTGATATCCTCTACTTACTGTTAGAAGTAATTTGGATCACATAAATAGACCAAATTTACACAATtaactttataaattaagacaCAATAGCAAGGGGTCAAGAGCATGCTTGTTGTGGGTTAGCCAGCACCAGCCGCAACACCATCGGCCCGGGGACTAGCATCCAGAAGTTGGTGCAGCGGTGCACCAGAACCAGAACTGGTGGCCTCTCCAACTACAGAACCAGATCGGTTGTCGACCCTAGAGAGGAGGTTAGCAGTGCTCAGAGATGAACCCTTTTTGTCGGCCCTTGGGCCTTCTGTAGCTTTCTTAAGTTTTTCCTGTAACCAGATTCAAACTATCATTAAAATGGTTGCTTGTGTATCTCATGTCTAATAAATGTGTTGTGcccgggttgacccgtttaataAAATGTGTTTGGGTTGACCCATTTGCCCATTTACTATAACCCATCAACCCGTTACTAAACATTTACAAATTGATTACAACCCATCAACGCCAAATATAAAGGTTTGAGATTGTGGAATTTGCACAAGTACCAGTAGTTTAGCGTTTTGAAGCTTCAAGTTTGTTGCATTAACGGTTAACTGGTTAATCTCAGACTTGAGTTTCAAATTTTCACTAGTGAGTGCTTCAACTCTTGTACCAAGTTCTTCGGCTTCGGCCTGGATATTAAAATATTCAACCAAAAATTAAAATAGAATTAATCGTTTTTATTGTATTTATTTTTCTAGTATAACTAAAATCGTAATATAAGAAGAGTTTTTTCTACCTGTTTCCTTAATCTCGACCTCCTAGCTGATTCTCGGTTAGACTGCTTTCTTTTTTCCCTTTTCAGTTCTCGTTCGTTCTAGATATAAATCACACGGTCCAAATTCAGAactagaattaaaaaaaaaaatattgcacGGTATTGATGTTTGAAATTTAATACAATAACccagagtaaaatgtcattttcgcccctaaggtttggccagttttgcgactttcatccaaaggtttgtttttccgcatctggatccaaaaggtttgaaatcttgtcattttcatccgactcgttaactccatccatttttctctgttaagttagggatattttttttttatttagtaagggtattttgaatacttgtacattatgttaaatgcttgtacataaagtgaaaaaggctgaattgccctttaagttaaaaaaaaagacggaaatacccctgacattaacagagaaaaatggacggagttaacgagccggatgaaaatggtaaGATTTCAAAtatttggacgaaagtcacagaactagacaaaactcagggacaaaaatggcattttactccaaTAACCCGACATAAAAAATGAAACATACACACAATGCACCTGAAGCACAAGACTGTTGGGCACCATGGCCATGTTGGCAGATGCTGGCGACTTCTTAAGCTCTAGCTCGGTTCCCGAGTCACCAGAAATAACCGCTCCAACTTCTTTACCCAAAATCTTGACACCTGTCACTTTCTTAGAGACCCCGTTCGCATCACTTCGCTCAGTCTTGCCACCTTCAGCTGGTGATACGAAGTTCTAGTATAGATTATACGTaacctaatttttttttatatttttaaaatcatgtaatgtgaaaCTTACAACTTGTAGATGATCCTCCACGGATCCTTTTGTGACCATTTTTACAACTTGTATTACCATCACTGCCTTCACTGGAACCTTCCGTATCTCGACTGTTACGAACAATAAAAgattataaaaatttactgacatacatacatatatatacacacacctaaatattgcgagaaccgtgagaacgaatgaaaaaaccacgaGAACTTGGTCTACAACAATTCATATTCAAAAattttttacacttatcattattattcgaatacaatattagaaattaaatttacatgTATTTATAAACAAAGAAAATTTACATATGTgcaagtttgccatttacacgtGTAAATTTGTTGTATTTACACAGGTGAAAAAatttattaagagtgattttgagaggaggGATCAATTATTTAAAAAGTAGGTTCTATTTTTAGTGTTGTATTTTAGTTATAATGAGGTTTGtacttaaaaaaaaattggttttgattggtttttccATTCGTtatcacggttctcgcaatatttagcgttctgaAGATTACTCTCCCCTGTATCTATAAGGGAAAGGGTAAATTGAGAACCAccttgagttgtgagaaccgtgaaAACTAGGCCTTACAAAAGTTTTTTCAATAAAAaaattcccaaaaaaaaaaacaactatttcagaaaaaaaataaataaataaaaataaataaatgttgcCTCTGAAAATTTACATCACCTTAAATGAAGATTAAAAACCGGCACGgcaattttttttacagatgtgtttatatatatatatatatcaatggATATAGGTAaaggttcctgtaaaaaagaccaaaagtgtgagaaggataagaaagaatctacaccattatATCTTTAATCTAATGGTTTAgattaatagggaccaaattgtaaaatttgttttatttttttggactgaattgaaaattataggggtaataaagtctttatatccattcaaaataggaaactgtaatcaaaatccctacaatttcgatctctctctctccaatCGCACGACCAGAGCTCCCTCTCTCTACAATTTCGATCTATCTCTCTACATTGCAGTGGAGCGGTGGCGACGAGCggcagcggcggtggtggtgcCGGATCGGCAGTGGTGGTGCGGCGATGGTGGGTGCCGGATCGGCAGTGGTGGTGCGGCAGCGGCGATCTCTCTCTCTACACCGCACGACCAGATGATCTCTCTCTCTACACGACAGCAGCGGCGGagcggcagtggtggtgccggaagtggagaagatgatacagaggtgtaatgattattgaatggtgttatatatgtgctgaatggtgttatattctttattgaatggtgttatatatgtgctgaatggtgttatattctttactgaatggtgttatattctttattgaatggtgttatattctttactgAATGCTGTTATATACGTGCTGAATGGTGTTAgattctttactgaatggtgttatattctttacaGAGGTGTAgtgattattgaatggtgttatattctttactgaatggtgttatattctttactgaatggtgttatattcttcactgaatggtgttatatacttactgaatggtgttatatacttgctgaatggtgttatatacttgctgaatggtgttatataattattaaatggtgttatatatgtgctgaatggtggttgcagtgttattcgtagtgttttttagagatcttttaaaaaaatcatgttcctataattaaggtggcggttataattttgaattaattgaattaattataaaattacttgtttacccttttgaattaatttagatggaggacacatgtcatctccacaatatttctcacctttctcacacttttaaccttttttacaataaccttaccctcaATGGATAATGGATATGCAGTTTAAAATACCTATTAGAGATTCCATTGTTGTTCCCTATCGACATTGTTAGCTCATCAATTCCTTTCAACTTCTTTATCAAGCCTCTATCTGGATTCCCTGATGACTTGGCACAAGAATCGATTGGTACGAGTGTAGGATTAGGATTACCCGCCTGCATCATACCAACATGAGTTCACGACAAGACACATATggataaaatataaaaaaaaaaaaataggtagAAATGTTATGAAAATTACCACAGTAACTCCGGGATGTGCATAAACACCTCCATGTGGATAAATTGCAGCGTAAGGGGGCATCATATGCTGAACCGAAAGTACAAGAAAAGGATCAATGGATGGTCAAGTTTCAACACATTTGTATAATTTCGGATTTGTATGGCATCAATACCGGCATTGGACCCCACATATAAGGTGGAGGTGCATGACCAGATGCAACAGGTGAACTGAAGTATGGTGGCACAGCCATTCTCGGGCCGTAATAAGCCTGCAAAATCAATGTTAGCTGTTTAATCTGGTTCAAGACCTTAATTTACAATCGTTAACGTAAGTGGTGGTTAAAATCATCAGACCTGCATGGACGCCCAATCAGTATATACATGACAGGTCTGTTGCTGTTACATATATTCACATTCAtgtaatttattttataaaaaaaatgaaaaggagAAAGAAAATAAGTGTTTGGATTATACCGCAGGTGGTGAAGATGTTTCTTCGGGCTTACAATCCTTTGCTTCTTCACAGTTTCCCATGGGTAAACACCTTAAACCGGTTTAGATATGATGCGGGCCTTTCACGTTCAGCTATTAAATTTGTCTTGCTAAATACTTCCTCCCTTGGCTGCAGAAGACAGGTGTCAGGATGACAGGCGAGAGAGGTTACGAGATGAAGAAAATGCATAAAAAAAAACAAGACTAAAGAAATACGGAATAAAAATTtcctaagaccatgcgtagtggtaagggtgaataatgTCCCCACCCTTGGACGTTTTCCGCCATGTGGCAGtacagtcagcaaggggcattattgggcgtttttttctaaaatgggagtagtggggatgtgggcattatgttaaaagggtgtagagaagtaaataaaaataaccaACAAAAAAAGCTATTGGCCAAAAAAAGGAAGATTAAATGTGATTGGCCATTCAAAATTGCACCAAGAGTGATTTGAAAAacgccgggggggggggggggggggggggttgaaaGAAAGCGCCCAAACATGCCGGCGGGGGTGGGGGCGGTGGCGTTTTTAGGCGTGTTTGGGGGGAGAAGAcgcccactacgggtggtctaacaATTAAGAGGCACCCGATTATAAACATCAAAAACCACCAAACATCTTCTAGTTGGTATACTCTTAATCATTTAATGTAAACACACAATACAACCTCTATCTTTACATTTGCCATTAGAGAAAATGCaagtaaaagattaaaaaaaaggaaagaaTGATACCAGATAATATATGAGAAGCCTCAACGTGTGTACATTTTAAGTAACTAAAGCACAAATTGGAAACATGAGGAAAATAAAAATGCAACGCTCTACCTACACATAACCTGATTAAAACACGATACAACAAATACAAGCTGACATTTACATTAGTTATTAATTAATAGATACACATCTATGTTTGGCAGAAAAAAAACCTCCTTCCCTCCCTACTAGGCGCGATTATATGTACATGTATCTATGTCTATGTATACTATATATATAGCATGACATTGATCATCATATATATGAGAGTCACTCCGGATAAAATTGTGAGTAAatcacaacccccccccccccccactctgACTGGTGACCCACCCACCCAAACCAAAGTCAACACACATATCAAGTATATCAAGGCAATTTATTAACTGTGTTTTTATCAAGGTTTAAAaaaaaacggaaacgagtttcgagacgctttcccttcgcctcacgaggcggaactaaaaaataaatataaaaattatattcatttttgcccgtctaccttctgttttgatgtaacttggcaAATATGAATGAGATAAGCTTatactaaaaaacaaaaaaaaaattatacatcttataaaaataataatactaactaaattcatcaaaaacacacataaaaaagataaattgcttgaaattgacacaaataGTCAAAAACAAATATCAAAATCCCCTGAGGCGCAGCCTTTTTAGCGCCTCAACCCCTATGAGGCGCACGTACAATAGAAACCCCTGAGGCGCGCCTCAAAATCGTTTTTTGGGCGTTTCGTCTCGAGGCGCGCCTTGAGGTGCACGCCTCAACCgtttttttaaaaccatggtttTTATATACAATATTTGCTTTCCCATCAAAAGAAAAATGCCCCAGAGTTCGAACTTAGAACCTACGAACTTAGAACCTAGTGACCACTCCATCAAATTCGTGATCTGAATCATATACTCGCACGTCTGACTTATATAACAGAATCTGAGCAAATTTTGCAGGTACATATTGATTCCAACTTCAATTACCTCCCAAAAAACCAGCAAATGATTACCGTAAAAATACAAAAATCTTGACATAAAGCAAAAAAGTaagaaagtaaaaaaataaaataaaataagaaagtaaaaaaaaaaaagtacagGCCCTTGTTGTCCTTCCTGATCCGCATCTAACATCATAAACTAAAACAATCAGTCCAGATTTCTAACAATCCAATATACCTACTAACTACtagaaatacaaaaaaaaaaaaaatataatattcaAAAACTAAAATCAGAAGCCTTCAAAACAATGCTTTCAGTTGTTTTCAAATACTGGCTCTAATATTAGGGTTTAAATCGATTTAATTAATTTCTTTGAGCTTATTTTCCCCAATTTTGAGTTCTGATCTCTCTGTCTATGCACATATTGATCAACAATTGTATACATATGCAATGAGAAGTTCAAATTAGGGTTAAATTAACGAAGAATTAGCAGCAGAAATTGACAAGTGGACGACGGAATCTTTAAaattaaacatgaaaaatattaattaaactaaactgGTAATGATGAAAATTAGAAGTGAATTGAGTAAAAGTGAAAGATGAATTGGGGATAAATAAGGGTGAGAATGAAGAGATACCTGAATGACTGATtgggatgaagaagaagaagaattttGATGCAGTTTGTATGTTTGTTTGATCATGTGTCTGTCGTCTGCAACCAAGGAGGGAAGAAGTGGGGGCTTTTTGCTCAATATGGCTACCTTCCACGTCAGCTGCCACGTGTAATAAGTGTATATACGATTGATAATAAGTACGACTAGTAGATTGCCCTGCGTGTTGTCACGGTGTTCTGTAAAAATTTTGCGTTAAAACGTAGACTGACTGacaacgtacataaaaataagcacgaaaacgtattaaATTTGATCCGACTTATCTTCTGAAAATTTTAGTCGGTGCTGAAATTTGAGaggttaaaatataaaaaacaaaaaaggaccaaaatgataaaaagaaaaaaataagtcaaaaagataaaaaaaaaatcataacacAAACACTATTCACAAAGTATGCTAGTTGTACCGATGCGTTTTATAACTCTATAAAGTTTCATGGACAAATAGATAATTATGCACAAAAGGAGGAAGTTGTACCAAGATACGTAAGCTCCTAGAAAGTCGCATTTTGAGTAACTGAATTAACATCATGAGTTTTTATGCACAAAACACACACTTATGCGTAATTAATGGCTGATTGGAGTCGTATTAGTTCATATGTAAACGCTTTCAGAAGTTTTCAGCCGAATAACCAAAAACGATATCATGAGTTTATAATGGATAAAACAAACAATTAGAAGAAGTCGAGACCTGGATAACAAAAAACAAAATCATGAATTTTATAGAGAAAACAAACCGTATTTGGTTAATGAAATCATAGTAAGAACAACATTAGATGGTAGTTAGTAATTGTAAGTTTGTGTCATTAACAATTATCTACTCGGAAGTTAtatttaagatatatatataaaataattttaGTATAAATTAACTATTTAATTGTGTATAAGAAAAATCGAAATACTTGATATTATACCGACACGTGGAAGTGCCGTGTACAAGGTGCTAAGTGAGCTGGCCCATTCGATACCGTGCTGGCCATTGTGTATTCCATTAACTTATCATGATTTACACTTTGCCCCCTTCACTTATTTTCATTTAATATTATTTTGAACACACTTTTGTCAAATGTTAAAAAGTTAAAACACCACATTTGGCAATGTAAAAGAGACTATCCGTTAATTAAATTGAGATTAAACAGTCTCAACTCAACCCAAGTTCAAACTAAATCATATAATGAACAAAGTCTAGACTTCATATACTAGCTTCATTAGACtgctaaaccctaaatgatattattataaatattaatataaatatgATAGTATTTATATAATAACTAGTATTAagtccccccccccccgcgttgcggcgggggcataAACCGTGCTAAGTAGTACTAATGCTACACAACTACCAGCAACACcgaaaaagctcgtaaaaacaaaataaacagaAAGGAAAAAATAACACCGAACGAAAAGCATATGTAAAATCATTGAATAGAAAAGAAATTAGACTGACACGTAAAAATagaaaaagaataactaagtcgatctgaTACCacgcgtgttgcgacgaacctgtcaaacagggaAAATAGACGCGTTGTGACAGTCCTGtaaaacaggaaaaaatagatgaaaaaaatGTTGAAACCCACATGCATGTTGCGGTATGTTCACTCGCAAAATTAGAAccaaacgtaaaacgaaaaatttgcaaaagatgaaaaatacatagatcaaagttgaaaataagaatgtgttgGGGTTAAATCGGAAAAAATGAAAACAtttgtgttaaaaataaaaaaataaaaccaaagatgtaaaattgcaaaaaataaaacattaGGATTAAAAGTGAAAACTCAATTTTTTTCGTGGAAAACTCCCTAACCTTGAAGTATAACTCACTAAATCACATACATGTTCCTAATTTATATTTATAGTATGGTAATATAACAAAATAAATTACATGATTGGATAATCATTATTCTTAAAATATGGTAGAAagtaattaaatattatatacattataatatgtAATTATATAAATAACGTAACTTCATTATAGAACATTAagttattgcgagaacaaaaataATAAACCTAACTTGTTAAAAAATTTAATTAGTActtaatatttttaaaattttgtacTTGCTTACATACAAATGAGTATgtttatatacataaaaaaaatcataaaa encodes:
- the LOC110921454 gene encoding common plant regulatory factor 1 isoform X2; the protein is MGNCEEAKDCKPEETSSPPATCHVYTDWASMQAYYGPRMAVPPYFSSPVASGHAPPPYMWGPMPHMMPPYAAIYPHGGVYAHPGVTVAGNPNPTLVPIDSCAKSSGNPDRGLIKKLKGIDELTMSIGNNNGISNSRDTEGSSEGSDGNTSCKNGHKRIRGGSSTSSEGGKTERSDANGVSKKVTGVKILGKEVGAVISGDSGTELELKKSPASANMAMVPNSLVLQNERELKREKRKQSNRESARRSRLRKQAEAEELGTRVEALTSENLKLKSEINQLTVNATNLKLQNAKLLEKLKKATEGPRADKKGSSLSTANLLSRVDNRSGSVVGEATSSGSGAPLHQLLDASPRADGVAAGAG
- the LOC110921454 gene encoding common plant regulatory factor 1 isoform X1, coding for MGNCEEAKDCKPEETSSPPAQQTCHVYTDWASMQAYYGPRMAVPPYFSSPVASGHAPPPYMWGPMPHMMPPYAAIYPHGGVYAHPGVTVAGNPNPTLVPIDSCAKSSGNPDRGLIKKLKGIDELTMSIGNNNGISNSRDTEGSSEGSDGNTSCKNGHKRIRGGSSTSSEGGKTERSDANGVSKKVTGVKILGKEVGAVISGDSGTELELKKSPASANMAMVPNSLVLQNERELKREKRKQSNRESARRSRLRKQAEAEELGTRVEALTSENLKLKSEINQLTVNATNLKLQNAKLLEKLKKATEGPRADKKGSSLSTANLLSRVDNRSGSVVGEATSSGSGAPLHQLLDASPRADGVAAGAG
- the LOC110921454 gene encoding common plant regulatory factor 1 isoform X3, whose protein sequence is MGNCEEAKDCKPEETSSPPAAYYGPRMAVPPYFSSPVASGHAPPPYMWGPMPHMMPPYAAIYPHGGVYAHPGVTVAGNPNPTLVPIDSCAKSSGNPDRGLIKKLKGIDELTMSIGNNNGISNSRDTEGSSEGSDGNTSCKNGHKRIRGGSSTSSEGGKTERSDANGVSKKVTGVKILGKEVGAVISGDSGTELELKKSPASANMAMVPNSLVLQNERELKREKRKQSNRESARRSRLRKQAEAEELGTRVEALTSENLKLKSEINQLTVNATNLKLQNAKLLEKLKKATEGPRADKKGSSLSTANLLSRVDNRSGSVVGEATSSGSGAPLHQLLDASPRADGVAAGAG